Proteins from a single region of Thermogemmatispora onikobensis:
- the mscL gene encoding large conductance mechanosensitive channel protein MscL, with protein MSMLQNETFSKVGKGARETLGGFKAFILRGNVVDLAVGIVIGAAFTNLVNAIVSGLITPLIGLFGGFDFSGLNAGRFAFGTVINSAVSFLIVAAVLYFLIVLPVSKLMARHKKGVPEESATRECPYCLSSIPVGARRCAYCTSELGHSEPSSASVAGS; from the coding sequence ATGTCTATGCTTCAGAACGAGACCTTCAGCAAAGTGGGCAAAGGGGCAAGAGAAACCTTGGGCGGCTTCAAAGCCTTTATTCTGCGCGGCAATGTGGTTGATCTGGCCGTTGGTATCGTCATCGGCGCCGCTTTCACTAACCTGGTCAACGCCATCGTCAGCGGCCTGATTACCCCCTTGATCGGCCTCTTCGGCGGCTTCGATTTTTCAGGTCTGAACGCCGGTCGTTTTGCTTTCGGGACCGTCATCAACAGCGCGGTCAGCTTCCTTATTGTGGCGGCAGTGCTCTATTTCTTGATCGTTTTACCAGTCAGCAAGCTGATGGCTCGCCACAAGAAGGGTGTGCCGGAGGAGAGCGCCACCCGCGAGTGTCCCTATTGCTTGAGCAGCATCCCGGTGGGGGCCCGTCGCTGCGCTTACTGCACCTCAGAGCTGGGCCACAGTGAGCCTTCTTCAGCCTCGGTGGCTGGCTCCTGA